Proteins from a single region of Thermococcus alcaliphilus:
- a CDS encoding helix-turn-helix domain-containing protein produces the protein MEMEELLRAFTKTLEKFELTSSEIKIYSLLLKEQLTPRQIAKKLDLSERIVREKLKHLLELGLVEREMVNRGWLGYIYKAKAPKEALNSILSKMEEFMENFQKEAKKVL, from the coding sequence AGGAGCTATTGAGAGCGTTCACAAAAACCCTTGAAAAATTCGAGCTTACAAGCTCGGAGATTAAAATATATTCCCTTCTCTTAAAGGAGCAGCTAACGCCAAGACAGATTGCAAAAAAGCTTGATTTATCCGAGAGAATTGTCAGGGAAAAGCTCAAGCACCTTCTTGAACTTGGACTGGTGGAGAGGGAGATGGTAAACAGAGGATGGCTCGGTTATATCTACAAGGCCAAAGCACCAAAAGAAGCCTTAAATTCCATTCTCTCCAAAATGGAAGAATTTATGGAAAATTTCCAAAAAGAAGCAAAAAAAGTACTCTAA